The Anoxybacillus flavithermus genome has a segment encoding these proteins:
- a CDS encoding N-acetylglucosaminylphosphatidylinositol deacetylase, producing MNVREKGAKKMKKRILFCFAHPDDETFTVGGLLATLAKREDVETIVYSATLGDAGKCGNPPVCTKEELPYVRKKELEQAAAILGVDHVITDTYPDGKLPEHEKQLVDTIRHIIEQYKPTVVVTFPPHGISGHRDHQAIQRATYQAVTSMDHIVEQLYYVTVVGRPDRYGDPIESIDIVFTFTDEEAKKVRQALLAHRTQHLSVERVFPAVHHDSFHKFQNKEYFIRAWSKEDEPPYPF from the coding sequence ATGAACGTACGAGAGAAAGGGGCGAAAAAGATGAAAAAGCGAATTTTATTTTGTTTTGCACATCCTGATGATGAGACGTTTACGGTTGGAGGATTGCTTGCCACATTAGCGAAGCGTGAGGATGTCGAAACGATCGTATATAGCGCAACGCTTGGCGATGCCGGAAAGTGTGGAAATCCTCCGGTTTGTACGAAAGAAGAGCTCCCCTACGTACGTAAAAAGGAATTAGAACAAGCAGCAGCTATTTTAGGTGTTGATCATGTTATTACCGATACATATCCCGATGGAAAGCTGCCCGAACATGAAAAACAGCTCGTCGATACGATTCGTCATATCATTGAACAATACAAGCCGACCGTTGTCGTGACGTTCCCACCGCATGGTATTTCGGGACATCGAGACCATCAAGCGATTCAACGAGCCACGTATCAAGCAGTAACGTCGATGGATCATATTGTAGAGCAATTGTATTATGTAACTGTCGTTGGTCGCCCGGATCGTTACGGTGACCCAATTGAAAGCATTGACATCGTCTTTACGTTTACGGATGAAGAAGCAAAAAAAGTGCGTCAAGCTCTACTTGCGCACCGTACACAACATTTATCCGTTGAACGTGTGTTTCCAGCTGTTCATCATGACTCATTTCATAAATTTCAAAATAAGGAATACTTTATACGCGCATGGTCAAAAGAAGATGAACCACCTTACCCATTTTAA
- a CDS encoding spore coat protein CotJA, with protein MFTTRKTYHPYISSFDPCPPITEKTYVTAPNLYVGFQPPNLPQFSPSEALKKGTLWKLFYDPYYNAREKGVRTDEPHA; from the coding sequence ATGTTTACAACTCGAAAAACATACCATCCATATATAAGCTCATTCGATCCTTGTCCGCCAATTACCGAAAAGACGTACGTTACTGCACCAAATTTATATGTCGGGTTTCAGCCGCCAAACTTGCCGCAATTTTCACCAAGCGAGGCACTAAAAAAAGGAACTTTATGGAAATTGTTTTATGACCCTTACTATAACGCACGTGAAAAAGGAGTGAGAACAGATGAGCCGCATGCCTAA
- a CDS encoding metallophosphoesterase: MVYIVAIFVALMLYMWIEAHRNRVIFHSLPFPTFPESFSRFRIFFISDIHRRRVSKTLIGSLKGKVDLVIIGGDLTEKGVPFSRVKRNIELLKQLGPVYFVWGNNDYEVDYHELDALLLENGVKILDNTAVTFESEQGDRIALLGVDDMNKRRDRLELALSDAEHTTFRILVSHDPRIIEKIKPQHEIALVLSGHTHGGQIRLGPFGLYEKGCLRNINGTMLLVSNGYGTTTLPFRFGARAETHLIELKHKRS, translated from the coding sequence ATGGTGTATATTGTAGCAATATTTGTAGCACTTATGTTATACATGTGGATCGAAGCACATCGGAATCGTGTTATTTTTCATTCATTGCCATTTCCAACGTTTCCAGAAAGCTTTTCTCGCTTTCGTATTTTTTTTATTTCAGATATTCATCGTCGACGTGTATCGAAAACGTTAATTGGCTCATTAAAAGGAAAAGTCGATCTTGTGATTATCGGCGGCGATTTAACTGAAAAAGGGGTTCCGTTTTCGCGTGTCAAACGAAATATTGAGTTGTTGAAACAGCTCGGTCCCGTTTATTTTGTTTGGGGAAATAACGATTACGAAGTAGATTACCATGAGTTAGACGCACTATTGCTTGAGAATGGCGTGAAAATATTAGATAATACGGCGGTTACATTTGAAAGTGAGCAAGGTGATCGCATCGCTTTGCTCGGTGTCGATGATATGAACAAAAGGCGAGATCGGCTCGAGCTTGCGTTAAGCGATGCCGAACATACAACGTTTCGCATCCTCGTTAGCCACGATCCGCGCATCATTGAAAAAATTAAGCCACAACATGAAATTGCGCTCGTTTTAAGCGGACATACGCATGGCGGACAAATTCGTCTCGGACCGTTTGGGCTATATGAAAAAGGATGTTTGCGAAATATAAATGGGACGATGCTACTTGTGAGCAACGGATACGGGACAACGACACTTCCATTTCGTTTCGGTGCACGTGCGGAAACGCATCTGATCGAGTTAAAACATAAGAGAAGTTAA
- a CDS encoding peptidoglycan-binding protein: MREDQAENLRKKMENISKQQEDDELQLPPRSEVHKKKKTKWKVKHPLVRILALFFVLLPISIYSIYHLVEKRPVQVVTIDDESYETVDVDQQKEHKSQQKPLENEAKEVEQESNETESSFIYHTVQENETLYSIAMKYYGNEKGMDLIKEWNHLTSMKLQKGQVLKIPNMNGK; the protein is encoded by the coding sequence ATGCGTGAAGACCAAGCGGAAAATTTGCGTAAAAAAATGGAGAATATTAGTAAGCAACAAGAAGACGATGAGCTTCAGTTGCCACCGCGCAGCGAAGTGCATAAAAAGAAAAAAACGAAATGGAAAGTTAAACATCCACTCGTTCGCATTCTTGCGCTCTTTTTCGTTTTATTGCCGATTTCCATTTACAGCATATATCACTTAGTTGAGAAGCGTCCCGTCCAAGTCGTGACGATTGATGATGAAAGCTATGAGACTGTTGATGTCGATCAACAAAAAGAACATAAGTCACAGCAAAAGCCACTCGAAAATGAGGCAAAAGAAGTGGAACAAGAATCGAATGAAACAGAATCATCTTTTATTTATCATACCGTACAAGAAAATGAAACGTTATACAGCATTGCGATGAAATATTACGGAAATGAAAAAGGAATGGACCTCATTAAAGAATGGAATCATTTAACGAGCATGAAACTACAAAAAGGACAAGTGTTAAAAATTCCAAATATGAATGGAAAATAA
- a CDS encoding MerR family transcriptional regulator — MSMQEGKYNVKAVSNMLGIQPGTLRAWERRYQIIAPPRNEAGHRLYTEEQVQILKWLVDKVNQGFTISQAISLLEQRPSEVRIQAEDHITTLRERLLRALLSFEEWTAHELLNEAFSLYTVEKVALDILSPLLVKIGDLWENEKITSAHEHFASAFLRSRLGMAFSMIPVNRLLPKTISVCGPNEWHELGLLIFTLYLRRRGYETIYLGASIQQQDLSIVIQEVKPSYVFLSCTLQQNVQATLKLVDQLKQTYPHIRIGIGGRALDEMEEQLKNKYGDHLLGQSKEQWDEWLKSNEKYLSKREKTM; from the coding sequence ATGTCAATGCAAGAAGGAAAATATAATGTGAAAGCAGTATCAAACATGTTAGGTATTCAGCCTGGGACGTTGCGGGCGTGGGAGCGCCGCTATCAAATTATCGCCCCACCGCGCAATGAAGCGGGACATCGTCTGTATACAGAGGAACAAGTGCAAATATTGAAATGGCTCGTTGATAAAGTCAATCAAGGATTCACGATTAGTCAAGCTATTTCACTGTTAGAACAGCGACCGTCAGAGGTGCGTATACAAGCAGAAGATCATATCACTACGCTTCGAGAACGATTGTTGCGAGCTCTTTTATCATTTGAAGAGTGGACAGCACATGAATTGCTAAATGAGGCGTTCAGTTTATATACAGTTGAGAAAGTTGCACTCGATATTTTAAGCCCATTACTCGTAAAAATCGGGGACTTATGGGAAAATGAAAAAATTACGAGCGCGCATGAACATTTCGCTTCTGCCTTTTTACGTTCACGACTTGGCATGGCGTTTTCTATGATTCCGGTAAATCGCTTGCTTCCAAAAACGATTTCCGTTTGCGGACCAAATGAATGGCATGAACTTGGGTTGCTTATTTTTACTTTATATTTGCGCAGAAGGGGTTACGAAACGATTTATTTAGGGGCAAGCATCCAGCAACAAGATTTATCAATTGTCATTCAGGAAGTAAAGCCATCATACGTCTTTTTATCTTGCACGTTACAACAAAACGTACAAGCGACGTTAAAACTCGTCGATCAATTGAAACAAACATACCCACATATTCGTATTGGAATTGGGGGACGGGCACTTGACGAGATGGAAGAACAACTGAAAAACAAATATGGAGATCATCTTCTCGGGCAGTCGAAAGAACAATGGGACGAGTGGTTAAAATCGAATGAAAAATACTTGTCTAAAAGGGAGAAAACGATGTAA
- a CDS encoding spore coat protein CotJC: MWIYEKKLQYPVRVSTCNPKLAKYLIEQYGGADGELAAALRYLNQRYTIPDKVVGLLTDIGTEEFAHLEMIATMIYKLTKDATPEQLKEAGLGEHYVNHGHALFYHNAGGSPWTATYIQAKSDPIADLYEDIAAEEKARATYQWIIDMSDDPDLNDSLRFLREREIIHAQRFREAVEILKEERDRKKFF; encoded by the coding sequence ATGTGGATTTATGAAAAAAAATTACAATACCCTGTACGAGTTAGTACGTGTAATCCGAAGCTTGCCAAATATTTAATCGAACAATATGGTGGAGCGGATGGAGAGCTCGCTGCCGCGTTAAGATATTTGAATCAACGATATACAATACCAGACAAAGTGGTCGGCCTATTAACCGATATCGGAACAGAAGAATTTGCCCATTTAGAAATGATCGCAACAATGATTTATAAATTAACAAAAGATGCTACACCCGAACAGTTAAAAGAAGCAGGTTTGGGTGAGCATTACGTCAATCATGGTCACGCGTTATTTTATCATAACGCAGGAGGATCGCCATGGACAGCAACATACATTCAAGCAAAAAGCGATCCTATCGCCGATTTGTATGAAGATATCGCTGCAGAAGAGAAAGCACGTGCAACGTATCAATGGATTATTGATATGAGCGATGATCCAGATTTAAATGACAGTTTACGCTTTTTGCGCGAGCGTGAAATCATTCATGCGCAACGCTTTCGCGAGGCCGTCGAAATTTTGAAAGAAGAGAGGGATCGAAAAAAATTTTTCTAG
- a CDS encoding adaptor protein (enables recognition and targeting of proteins for proteolysis, involved in negative regulation of competence): MRLERLNYNKIKIFLTFDDLVERGLTKEDLWKDTFKVHELFRDMIEEASEELGFEINGSVAVEVYSLPAQGMVVIVTSEGEMTDEEDEFSDDYIEMQVTLDESDDIFFEFQTFEDVIQLATRLYSLGCHGGSLYSYEGRFYLHFAESIIPTDDFVAILAEYGSPSTLTIYRVEEYGKKLIANEAIDQLYKYFVKK; the protein is encoded by the coding sequence ATGCGGCTTGAACGCTTAAACTACAATAAAATTAAAATATTCCTCACATTCGACGATTTAGTTGAGCGCGGGTTAACGAAAGAAGATTTATGGAAAGATACGTTTAAAGTGCATGAACTATTTCGTGATATGATTGAGGAAGCAAGTGAGGAGCTCGGCTTTGAAATTAACGGGTCGGTCGCTGTTGAAGTGTACTCTTTACCGGCACAGGGCATGGTCGTGATCGTAACGAGCGAAGGTGAGATGACAGATGAGGAAGACGAGTTTAGCGATGATTATATTGAAATGCAAGTCACGCTAGATGAAAGCGATGATATATTTTTCGAATTTCAAACGTTTGAAGATGTCATTCAATTGGCGACGCGTCTTTATTCGCTCGGTTGTCATGGCGGCTCGCTTTACAGTTATGAAGGACGCTTTTATTTACATTTTGCTGAATCGATCATTCCAACAGATGATTTTGTTGCTATTTTAGCTGAATATGGGAGCCCATCGACATTGACGATTTATCGTGTCGAAGAGTACGGAAAAAAATTGATCGCCAACGAAGCGATTGACCAACTATATAAATACTTTGTAAAAAAATAA
- a CDS encoding spore coat protein CotJB, with protein MSRMPKEYYDLLHQLQAIDFALVDLTLYLDTHPNDYEAIRQFNELSLERRKLKKQYETQFGPLQQYGNSYSQYPWDWSKTPWPWQV; from the coding sequence ATGAGCCGCATGCCTAAGGAATATTATGACCTTCTGCACCAACTCCAAGCAATCGACTTTGCGCTCGTTGATTTAACGCTCTATTTAGACACACATCCGAACGATTATGAAGCAATCCGGCAATTCAACGAGCTATCTTTAGAGCGGAGAAAGCTAAAAAAACAGTATGAAACCCAATTTGGACCTCTACAGCAATACGGCAACAGCTACTCTCAATATCCATGGGATTGGTCCAAAACACCTTGGCCTTGGCAAGTATAA